Proteins from a genomic interval of Zonotrichia leucophrys gambelii isolate GWCS_2022_RI chromosome 5, RI_Zleu_2.0, whole genome shotgun sequence:
- the DTD2 gene encoding D-aminoacyl-tRNA deacylase 2 isoform X2, with protein sequence MAAARPARARALLQQSVSARLQIQRGLVIYICFFKGADEDLVPKIVDTLLNVKLSENENGEFVSVLDLPGNVLIIPQATLGGKPKGRRMQYHANIEKEKGLELYSQFVTLCEKELAANAKCMEAGVLVKHGTYGNRQVLKLDTNGPYTHLIEF encoded by the exons atggcggcggcgcggccggcgCGGGCCcgggccctgctgcagcagagcgTCTCCGCCCGCCTGCAG ATCCAGAGAGGGCTTGTTATCTACATATGCTTCTTCAAAGGTGCTGATGAGGATCTTGTCCCCAAAATTG tcGATACGCTGTTGAATGTTAAAttaagtgaaaatgaaaacGGCGAGTTTGTCTCTGTTCTTGATTTACCAGGCAATGTACTCATCATACCACAAGCTACCCTAGGTGGTAAACCAAAGGGAAGAAGGATGCAGTACCATGCAaacattgaaaaagaaaaagggttgGAACTTTATTCTCAGTTTGTGACTCTGTGTGAAAAAGAGCTGGCTGCCAATGCCAAATGCATGGAAGCTGGTGTTCTTGTCAAACATGGCACATATGGAAACAGGCAGGTGTTAAAACTGGATACAAATGGACCTTACACTCACCTGATcgaattttga
- the DTD2 gene encoding D-aminoacyl-tRNA deacylase 2 isoform X1 encodes MAAARPARARALLQQSVSARLQVRPPESGSEAQWVEIQRGLVIYICFFKGADEDLVPKIVDTLLNVKLSENENGEFVSVLDLPGNVLIIPQATLGGKPKGRRMQYHANIEKEKGLELYSQFVTLCEKELAANAKCMEAGVLVKHGTYGNRQVLKLDTNGPYTHLIEF; translated from the exons atggcggcggcgcggccggcgCGGGCCcgggccctgctgcagcagagcgTCTCCGCCCGCCTGCAGGTGCGGCCGCCCGAGAGCGGCTCCGAGGCGCAGTGGGTGGAG ATCCAGAGAGGGCTTGTTATCTACATATGCTTCTTCAAAGGTGCTGATGAGGATCTTGTCCCCAAAATTG tcGATACGCTGTTGAATGTTAAAttaagtgaaaatgaaaacGGCGAGTTTGTCTCTGTTCTTGATTTACCAGGCAATGTACTCATCATACCACAAGCTACCCTAGGTGGTAAACCAAAGGGAAGAAGGATGCAGTACCATGCAaacattgaaaaagaaaaagggttgGAACTTTATTCTCAGTTTGTGACTCTGTGTGAAAAAGAGCTGGCTGCCAATGCCAAATGCATGGAAGCTGGTGTTCTTGTCAAACATGGCACATATGGAAACAGGCAGGTGTTAAAACTGGATACAAATGGACCTTACACTCACCTGATcgaattttga